In Camelina sativa cultivar DH55 chromosome 13, Cs, whole genome shotgun sequence, the genomic window atgaaaagtaaatggaaaaaaaacaaagacataagtgGTGGTTTTCAATTGAAtatgaaaaaccaaaattggttcatgattcttttgttcatatttgattcttaaatactattaatttttatatttttaattgtgtatttaaaataaaattattatcataATAGTAACTTAAAGTTATtagaagataatattttataacatcaattatatatagttgcatctaatatataaaaaatctatacgtagcgtgggttcaaaacctagtttatcaaaataattgaaaaaaatcacaataaacattaaaaactaGAGCCGAAatcacaaaaatccaaaataatcaaaaaaaaattctatctcaaattaacttaaaaaaaaaatccaaaacaaacccaaaaataacTAAACCGATTAAGTAATGTCCAtccctattaaatattaatatatgtatatatatatatatatataaaataatctaaaatccACAAAACCTTATCAAATATTAGTTAGGCAAAATTAATTTTCCactagttttttatttttatttttggatattataCTTAGTCtactattaattaaaaaaaaaaccacagatAGGCACACATAGTACAATACAATTTAAggagttggaaaaaaaaaaaaagaacgagtGGTGTTGCTCTGTTCaccttcctcttcatcttcccctgtctccttctctctctattatatatacaataccAAAACTCTTCTCTCCCTAAATCTCTTACCCTTCcacctctctttttctctctgcaTTATCTCTTCCAACTCGCTTCTCAGGTAAAGATCCATTTTTCCTCTCCAAATCCTTATTTCTCTGATCCTgtaatctagggttttttttttttttttcctttcaatttcgGATTCCTAAGCAATTCGTTTCGAATTTTGTATCTGGGTAATTATCATGTCGAATCCAATGCGGCTAATTCTGGAATCAGTGTTTGTTTTACCTCAATTTTATGATGATCTGTACAGTGATTTGTATCAAATTATCTAAGCTCCTTGCATGAGATCTTGTTCTTGTACAGTTTTTTCATTTCACTTAGGTTTGCTGGAACAGATTTGTTTTCTGAtagatttgtgtttgttttttttttttttgatgtagaATGGGAACTACCAATGGAACTGATTATGGTGCTTACACATACAAGGAGCTTGAGAGAGAGCTTTATTGGCCATCTGAGAAGCTCAAGATATCAATTACTGGCGCTGGAGGTTTCATTGCATCTCACATTGCTCGTCGTTTGAAGCACGAAGGGCATTACGTTATTGCTTCTGACTGGAAGAAGAATGAGCATATGACTGAAGATATGTTCTGTGATGAGTTCCACCTTGTTGATCTCAGGGTTATGGAGAATTGTCTCAAGGTTACTCAAGGAGTTGATCATGTCTTTAACTTGGCTGCTGATATGGGTGGTATGGGTTTTATCCAGTCCAACCACTCCGTCATCATGTATAACAACACTATGATCAGTTTCAACATGATTGAGGCTGCTAGGATCAATGGGATTAAGAGGTTAGATTATATTTCTTGGGTTTTCGAACTTActtgtatgtgtttttttttcattaacaacTTTTTCTGTGTTTCAGGTTCTTCTATGCTTCTAGTGCGTGTATCTATCCAGAGTTCAAGCAGCTGGAAACTACTAATGTGAGCCTGAAGGAGTCAGATGCTTGGCCTGCAGAGGTTTGTGTAACCCTGATGAATATGATTTATATGTTCTGAGTCTTTCTTATTTGACTATATACTTTGATTTCTAATGTTAATATAGCCTCAAGATGCTTATGGTTTGGAGAAACTTGCAACCGAGGAGTTGTGCAAGCATTACAACAAAGATTTTGGGATTGAGTGCCGCATTGGAAGGTTTCATAACATTTATGGTCCTTTTGGAACATGGAAAGGTAATCAAACAAACAGTTTCCAGACTTTGCGAGAATAATTAATTGTGTGTCATTGGGATTTATGTTTGCTGTACAAATTGGTTAATTTCAGGCGGAAGGGAGAAGGCTCCTGCTGCTTTCTGCAGAAAGGCTCTCACCTCCACTGATAGGTTCGAGATGTGGGGAGATGGGCTTCAAACCCGCTCATTTACCTTCATCGATGAGTGCGTTGAAGGTGTACTCAGGTGAGGGCATTAGCTCCAAATTAGAAACGATGACATTTTTGTGTTACAAATAACTGTCTGAATTTTTcactcatttttgtttttttaggttgaCAAAATCAGATTTCCGTGAGCCAGTGAACATCGGAAGCGATGAGATGGTCAGCATGAATGAGATGGCTGAGATGGTTCTCAGTTTTGAGGAGAAGAAGCTTCCAATTCACCACATTCCGGGCCCAGAAGGTGTCCGTGGCCGTAACTCAGACAACAATCTCATCAAAGAAAAGCTTGGTTGGGCTCCAAATATGAGATTGAAGGTACCGACATTATTTACTCAACTAGCAGCTCAAAGAGAATTTTATGCTGATTTTGTTTTGACCATAATCGTTAAACAGGAGGGGCTTAGAATAACCTACTTCTGGATAAAGGAACAGATCGAGAAAGAGAAAGCAAGAGGAAGTGATGTTACGCTTTACGGGTCATCAAAGGTGGTTGGAACTCAAGCACCGGTTCAGTTGGGCTCACTCCGTGCGGCTGATGGAAAAGAGTGAAAGGATGGATTTACCACAGTATAAGTGGCACAGTATAAGTGGCCTTTTAAGTTCAGCAAAATGTTTAGATATACGCTTTAGGTAGCTTCCTACTGAAAAAAAGCAATTATAATAAGTGTTTTGGATTTGGGTTTTCTCTCCTGCTCATCTCTCATTATTTCTGCCGTAAACCCCtcattcttgtttatttttagttgaaaaagtTTCCATCGTTAAGTCCATTCTACTATCTATCCTTGTGGTCCTTTTCATGGTATGGATGttcatgttcatcatcatcgtcaactTGATGTTGTGGTCCTGTCACGGACCAATGTCACATGTGGGTTTGAGATATCTCTTTCAACTTATCACTTTATTTACACATCTCTACGGCTTAAGGATCACTCACCTTTCTTTCTCTGCCCTCCACTTCTTTGCCCCATTCCTCGGCCTATAATGTCACACGTTATTATCTTCTCTTTGGTTCTTCGAATCTGGATAAACGACCTAGAAATATCTAAAGATTTCttcaacaaaatttaattaatactcCAATTTCTCAAGACATACTGTattagatatatgtatatatctcttGATCCGGATATTCTAATATTCCAATTTCCAGATATATTAAAATTCCGAATAATTGGAAATTGGAATGTTATCTCTTCATCCTTACTCAAGAACGGTTCATACCAACTCGTGTTGTAACTTCCGATAatgataacataaatatatcatttacaCTTTAAAATCTGTAATGTGCCTTTCCAAATGGCAGAGATAATAATGGGTGTGACTGAAATTCTCAGATATACATTAATACGCCTCGGGGACGTTAATGTAAAGCTCTCTCCCCCTCTCGTAAATAATGCTCAATTTACAGAGAATAGTGGCTTGCTCTAGAGATTGGTAGCTGAATAAACCGGTGTGGTTTCGAGTAAATCCTCAAATTTCCTGAGTATATCCTTTAGAGCATCCATAAACCCATCTTTTGTTGAAGCATCTGCGGTTTGTTTGTCTCTGTTATTCAATTGAGCAAATATTGTCTTATATAAAAGAGCCACTGGTTCGTTGTCTGAAGATAACGGAGGCAACCCAAACTCTTTTCCATTCTTTATTATCAGAGTCTTTATAAGATCTGGCCATCCTTGGCTGTCTTTCCAGTTCGTCACTTCCAGAATCGTTTTCTCTATGAGACACTTGAGTGTCTTCTCGTCAGCAAGAATCTGAGAAAAATGATTGATCAAGCTGGTTAAGAGATCCATGCTTTTATTCTGTAAGTGTTCCTTACAAACTTTAAATTCTATTAAGCAAAAAGGGAGTGTGAATTAACCACCTTACGCAGCCTTGATCCAGTAAAAATCTCAACGTTCTGGACAATGGTTATTGGTTTCTCATGAAGGACATCTGCT contains:
- the LOC104736843 gene encoding GDP-mannose 3,5-epimerase; this translates as MGTTNGTDYGAYTYKELERELYWPSEKLKISITGAGGFIASHIARRLKHEGHYVIASDWKKNEHMTEDMFCDEFHLVDLRVMENCLKVTQGVDHVFNLAADMGGMGFIQSNHSVIMYNNTMISFNMIEAARINGIKRFFYASSACIYPEFKQLETTNVSLKESDAWPAEPQDAYGLEKLATEELCKHYNKDFGIECRIGRFHNIYGPFGTWKGGREKAPAAFCRKALTSTDRFEMWGDGLQTRSFTFIDECVEGVLRLTKSDFREPVNIGSDEMVSMNEMAEMVLSFEEKKLPIHHIPGPEGVRGRNSDNNLIKEKLGWAPNMRLKEGLRITYFWIKEQIEKEKARGSDVTLYGSSKVVGTQAPVQLGSLRAADGKE